The genomic region GGTGACGGTGAGCGTCTCCGACTCCGCCAAGCTGGCCAAGGTCGTCGACCGCGTCGTCGAGCAGAAGAGCAGCCGCCCCGAGCTGACCGAGGCCTCGATCGTCGTCTCCGGTGGCCGCGGTGTGGCGAGTGCGGAGAACTTCGCGATCATCGAGGCCCTGGCCGACTCCCTCGGCGCGGCCGTCGGCGCCTCCCGCGCCGCGGTGGACTCCGGCTTCTACCCGCACAGCTTCCAGGTCGGGCAGACCGGCAAGACCGTCTCGCCGCAGCTCTACGTGGCCGTCGGCATCTCCGGTGCGATCCAGCACCGCGCCGGCATGCAGACCTCGAAGACCATCGTGGCCATCAACAAGGACCCCGAGGCCCCGATCTTCGAGCTGGCCGACTTCGGCGTCGTCGGCGACCTGAACACCGTCGTCCCGGCTGCCACCGAGCAGATCACCGCCCGCAAGTAGAAGGACCTCGCTGCCCCCCACGCCACGCTCCGCGCGGCGCGGGCCCCTGCAGCGAAGCCGTTCCAGCACGTCACCTGAGCGCCGGCCTCCAAGGGGGCCGGCGCTCGACGCATGTACGGAAGAGACATGGCGGGAAGCACCGGCGAGCAGCAGAGGTTGGGCATCGACGTGGGGACCAGCGGGCCGCCGACGGTCTTCGACCGGGCGCACCGGCTCACCACCGCCGGACTGCTCATGCTGGTCACCTTCGTGGCCTTCGAGTCCATGGCCGTCGCGACGGCGATGCCGACGGCCGTCGGCGAGCTGGACGGCCTGGCGTGGTACGGCTGGCCGTTCAGCGCCTTCCTCGTCGCGTCGGTGTTCGGCATGGTCCTGGGCGGTGACCTCGGCGACCGACGCGGTTCGCGCATCGCGCTGCTCGCGGGGGTGTCGGTCTTCGCGGCCGGACTGCTGGCCGGCGGCCTCGCGGGGCACATGGCCGTCTTCGTCGCGGCCCGTGCGGTCCAGGGCGTCGGCGGCGGGATCATCGCGGTCTCGCTCTACGTCGTCGCGGGGCGCGCCTACCGCTCCGCACTGCGGCCGAAGCTCTTCGCCGCCTTCTCCGCCGCCTGGGTGCTGCCCGCCCTGGTCGGCCCGCTGCTCGCCGGCCTGATCACCACGCACGTCGGCTGGCGCTGGGTGTTCCTCGGGATGCTGCCGCTGATCCTCTTCGGGCTGGCCCTCCTCCTGCCCGCCCTCCGGAGGTTCGGCGCACCCGAGGGCGTGACCGTGCCCGCCTCCGCCCGCCGGTGGTGGGCGCTGCTCGCCGGTGTCGGCGTCGCCGCTCTCCAGTACGCGGGCCAGCGGCTGGACCTGCTCGCCCTCGGCATCGCGGTAGTGGGTGCGGGCGTCCTCGTCGTGGGTCTCCGCCCGCTCGTCCCTCCGGGTACCGCCCGGCTCCGGCCGGGACTGCCCGCGGTCATCGGCGAACGGGGCCTCCTGGCCGGCGCCTTCTTCGGGATGGACGCCCTCCTCCCGCTGTCGCTGACCCAGCTGCACGGCTACAGCCCCACCGCCGCCGGCATCCCGCTCACCGCGGGCGCGCTGGGGTGGGCGATCGCCTCGCAGCTGCAGGGCCGCCGGCCCGACGTTGCCCGGGTCGTGCTGCTCAGGCTCGGCTTCGTGCTGCTGGCGGCCGGGCTCGCCGGGACCGCGCTCGTCGTCGTCCCCGGTCTGGAGGGGTGGCCGACCTACGGGACGTGGGCGGTCGCAGGCCTCGGCATGGGCCTCGGCATGCCGAGCCTCAGCGTGCTGCTCCTGGAGCAGTCGCCGGAGGAGCGCCGCGGCGCGGACTCGGCCGCGTTCCAGATCGCCGACGTGACCACGTCCGCCGTGTGCGTCGGGGTGGTCGGGGTACTGGTGGCCGCGGCGGCCGCCGGCCTGCTGGCCTTCCCCACGGCGGTGCTGCTCGCCGTCGCCCTCCTCACCGGGCCTGCCCTCGTGGGCGCATGGCTGGCACCCCGCGCCGGAGCTCCCCAGGGCGCGACGACGCCCGCGTCTACGCTCGTGGCGGTGACCGGGCTTGCGAGATCACGCGGAGAAGGAGCATGACGGTCACGTGGCCGACGAGCGCCAGCGAGGAGGTCCGGTGACGTACTTGGACCACGCGGCGACCACGCCGGTGCTCCCCGAGGTCCTGGCTGCCATGACGCAGCAGCTCGGCCGGGTCGGGAACGCCTCCTCGCTGCACGCGAGCGGCCGCGCCGCCCGGCGCGCCGCGGAGCAGTCCCGCGAGCGGCTCGCCGAGGCCCTGGGTGCCCGCCCGTCCGAGGTGCTCTTCACCGGCGGCGGCACCGAGAGCGACAACCTCGCCGTCAAGGGTCTCTTCTGGGCCCGGCGGCAGGCCGACTCCCGGCGCCGCCGCATCGTGGTCAGCCCGGCCGAGCACCACGCCGTCCTGGACAGCGTCGAGTGGCTGGCCAAGCACGACGGCGCGGAGATCACCTGGCTGCCGGTCGAGCCGAGCGGGCGCGTGCTCCCGCACGCCCTGGCCGAGGCCCTGGGGACCGGCGACGACGTCGCCGTGGCCAGCGTCATGTGGGCCAACAACGAGATCGGCACGGTGAGCGACATCCCGGCGCTGGCGGCGGTGGCCCACGAGGTCGGCGTCCCGCTGCACACCGACGCGGTGCAGGCCGTGGGACAGGTGCCGGTCGACTTCGACGCGAGCGGGGTCGACGCGCTCACCATGACCGGCCACAAGCTCGGCGGCCCGATGGGTGCCGGCGTCCTCCTGCTGCGCCGCGACGCCGACTGCACGCCGCTGCTGCACGGCGGGGGGCAGGAGCGTGACGTCCGGTCGGGAACGCTCGACGTCGCCGCCATCGTCGGGCTCGCCGTCGCCACCGTCTCTGCCGTCGGCTCGCGCGAGGAGCGCGCCGCGCGGCTGTCCGGCCTGCGCGACCGGCTCGTCGCCGGTGTCGTGGACCAGGTGCCCGACGCCCAGCTCAACGGCGCCCCTCTGGACGACCGGGTGAACGGCGGACCGGGCCGGTTGCCGGGCAACGCGCACCTGTCGTTCCCGGGTGCCGAGGGCGACGCGCTGCTCATGCTGCTCGACGCCCGGGGCATCGAGTGCTCGACCGGCTCGGCGTGCAGCGCCGGCGTCGCCCGTCCCAGCCACGTCCTGCTGGCCACCGGCGCCGACGCGGACCGCGCGCGCAGCTCCCTGCGGTTCTCCCTCGGCCACACCTCGACGGCGGCCGACGTGGATGCGCTGCTCGACGTCATCGCGCCGGTGGTCGAGCGTGCCCGCCGCGCAGGGCTTGGCCGACGGTGAGGGTGCTCGCCGCGATGAGCGGTGGAGTGGACTCCGCGGTGGCCGCGGCGCTCGCCGTCGACGCCGGCCACGACGTCACCGGGGTGCACCTGGCCCTCTCGCAGAACCGGCAGACGCTGCGGAGCGGATCCCGCGGCTGCTGCAGCGTCGAGGACTCCCACGACGCCCGCCGGGTCGCCGACGAGCTCGGCATCCCGTTCTACGTGTGGGACCTGGCCGACCGCTTCACCGAGGACGTCGTCGACGACTTCGTGGCCGAGTACGCGGCGGGCCGGACGCCGAACCCGTGCCTGCGCTGCAACGAGAAGATCAAGTTCTCCGCGGTGCTGGACCGGGCGCTCGGGCTCGGCTTCGACGCCGTCGTCACCGGCCACCACGCCCGGCTCGAGGACGGGGAGCTGCGGCGCTCGGTGGACGCCGCCAAGGACCAGTCGTACGTGCTGGGGGTGCTGACGCCCGAGCAGCTGGCGGCGGCGATGTTCCCGCTGGGCTCCATGACGAAGGACCGGGTGCGGGAGATCGCGGCCGAGCGCGGCTTCGGCGTCGCGGCCAAGCCCGACTCGCACGACATCTGCTTCATCCCCGACGGCGACACCCGCGGCTTCCTGGCCCGTCGGCTGGGCAGTCTCCCCGGGCCGGTCGTCGACGCGGCGACCGGCCGGCAGGTGGGGGAGCACGACGGGACCTACGGCTTCACCGTCGGTCAGCGCCGCGGGCTGGGGGTCGCGGTCGGGGACCAGCGCCCGCGGTACGTGCTGGGCATCGAACCGGTGTCCCGCACAGTGACCATCGGGACCGCCGACCTCGCCGGGGTGCGCGAGGTGCGTACCGGCGTCCCGACCTGGTCGGGGACGGCTCCCGAACTGCCCTGTTCGGCACAGGTGCAGCTCCGGGCGCACGCGACCCCGGTGGCCTGCGAGGTGCGCCGCGAGCCGGACGGCGGGCTGTCCGTCCTGCTCGCCGAGGTGCAGCGGGGCGTGGCCCCGGGCCAGTCCGCCGTGCTCTACGAGCCGGACGCCGCGCGCGGGGATCGCGTGCTCGGCCAGGCCGCGGTGACGTCCGCCGGCTGACTCCCTACCGGGCGGGCTCGCGCGCGTCGCCGTCCCGGTCGCCGCTCCGGCCGTCCTGTGGTCGGCTGGCGGAGCAGACGAGTCGGGGGAGCACGGGTGCGCAGCTGGGGCAGGGGGGCCGGGGCCGTATTCGTCTCGCTGTCGCTGACCGCCGCCGGGTGCGTCGGCCGGGTGGCGCCCGAGGGCGAGGAGACGGCGATCGCCGGAGGCCCTCCGTCGGCACAGCCGGTGGCCACCCCGGTCCAGATCCTCGCGATCAACGACTTCCACGGCCGGATCGCCCCGCCGCCGCCCGACGAGACCGTCGCCCTGGTCGACGACGGGCCCGGCCCCGACGGGCTGCCGGGGACGGCCGACGACGGCACCGCCGCCCTCGGCGGCGCGGCCCACCTGGCCGCCACGGCCCAGCGGCTGCGGACCGATTTCGGCGGCCCGGAGGCCGACAGCCTGTTCGTGGCCGCCGGCGACCTCGTCGGTGCCTCGCCCTGGACCTCGGCGGCCTTCGCCGACGAGCCCACCATCGAGGTGATCGACGCGCTCGGGCTGGATGTGGCGACCGCGGGCAACCACGAGTTCGACCGCGGCCAGGACGAGCTGTTCCGGCTCTCCGGTGCGACCGACGGGACCTACCTCGACGACGTCGACGCCTGCGCCGATGTCGGCACCTCCGGCGGGACGTGTTTCCGGGACAGTTCCGGGGAGGTGTTCCATGGGGCCGGCTTCCCGTACCTGGCGGCCAACGTGGTGGACCGGGAGACCGGCCGCCCGGCGCTGCCGCCGTACGAGATCGCGACCACCAGCACCGGTGCGCGGATCGGGCTGATCGGCGTGGTGACCACCGACACCGAGGCGTTCGTGCGGCCCTCGGGTCTGGCGGGCCTCGTCGTGCAGGAGCCCGTCGAGGCGGCGAACCGGTACGCGGCCGAGCTCCAGGAGCTCGGGGTCGAGGCGATCGTCCTGGTCGCCCACGAGGGCGGCATCCAGGGCGCCGGCGGACGTCCCGACACCTGCGTCGGGGACCTGGCCGGGACACGGATGGACGACCTCAACGCGGCCCTGTCGCCGGCCGTCGACGCCGTCGTCGGCGGGCACACGCACAGCTCCTACACGTGCATGCTGCCCGACCCGGACGGGGACCTCCGCCCGTTCACCCAGGCCCTCACCTACGGGCTCTCGCTGACCGACCTGCGGTTCGTCGTGGCGCCGGACGGCGACGTCGACCGGGCCTCGGTCACGGTGGCGGCGGTTCCGGTGTACCGGACGGCGGAGGATCCCCGGGTGCGCCGGATCGTGGACCACTGGACGCAGCGCGCCGCGCCCGAGGGCGACCGCCCGGTGGCCACGCTCGTCGGCGACGTGCCGGCCGCGGCGGTTCCGGAGTCGCAGATGGGCGTCCTGGTCGCCGACGCCCTCCTCGCCGCCGTGCAGGGCCCGGAGTTCGGCGACCCGGTGCTCGCCTTCATGAACCTGGGGATGCTGCGCGGCGACCTCCGGTATGCCGGCAGCGGTCCGGGCGATCCCGACGGCACGGTGACCTACCGGGAGGTGTTCCGCGCGATGCCCATGCGGTTCCCGGTGGAGGCGGTCACCGTGTCCGGTGCCGACATCCGCGTGGCTCTCGAGCACCAGTTCGCCGGTGGCGGCGCCGTCGTCCTGAGCACGTCCCAGGGGCTGTCCTACCGCTACGACCCGGCCCGGCCGCCCGGCGACCGGGTGGACCCGTGCTCCCTGCTGCTCGACGGGAACCGCATCGAGCCCGAGAGGCGCTACCGGGTCGCGATGACCGCCTACCTGCGCGAGGGAGGCGACGGCTACACGTCCTTCGCCGGCGGGACGGACGTCGTCCCCGGCATGACCGACACCGATGCCGTCGCCGCCCACCTCGCCGCGTCGTCGCCGGTGAGCCCGCCGGCCCGCGGCGCGGTCGTGCCCACGGCGGAGCGGCTCTCCTGCTGAGCGGCTCTTCTGCTGGACCAGGGCCGCGCCCGGCGCCGGGTGCGGCGGCTACGGTCGCCGTCGTGACCACCCCGAGCGATCCCGTAGACCCCCAGCCGGTCCCCGCGACCTGGGGGCCCGCTTCCGGTGTCGGGTCCCTGCCCGGGACCGACCCGGTCGAGGCGATGCGCATGGTGGTCGGGGAGCTGCCGGACTTCGCGCACCTGCCGGAGCTGCCCGCCCGCGGTCCCGGTGCCGACCTCGTCGGCCGCAGCGCCGCGCTCCTGGTCGACCTGGCGTTCGACCTGACGCCCGGAGGCTGGCGGCTGGTGCCGCGGGCGGGGATCGACCAGCGGCGCGCGCAGGAGCTCCTCGCCCGCGACCTGGACGCGCTCCACGACGTCGCGGACGGCTGGACCGGTCCGCTCAAGCTGCAGGCCGCCGGCCCGTGGACGCTGGCCGCCGGGCTGGAGCGCACCCGCGGCGACCGCGCCGTCGTGGACGCCGGTGCCCGCCGGGACCTGGGGCAGTCGCTCGCGGAGGGGCTCGCGGCCCACGTGGCCGCCGTGGCCGCCCGGGTGCCCGGCGCCTCCGTCGTCGTCCAGCTCGACGAGCCGTCCGTCCCCGCTGTCCTGCAGGGTGGGCTGCCCACGGTGAGCGGCTTCGGGAAGCTCCCGGCCGTCGAGGCGGCCGTGGTCGAGCAGGAGCTCGCCGACCTCGTGGTCCGGCTGCCGGTCCCGGTCGTCGTGCACTGCTGCGCGCCGCGCGCGCCGATCGAGCTGTTCCGGGCCGCCGGCGCCGCGGCCGTCTCCTTCGACCTCGGCCTCGTGCAGGACCTCGACGCCGTCGGTACCGCGATCGAGGCCGGCATCCACCTCGTCCCCGGCGTCGTCCCCGGCACGGACACGACCCTGTCCGCCCCGAAGGCGACGGCCTCCCGCGTGCAGGCATGGTGGCGCGAGCTGGGGTTCCCGGCCGACGACCTGTCGGCCGCCGTGACGCTGACCCCGTCCTGCGGGCTGGCCGGGGCGACGCCGGCGTACGCGCGGGCGGCGATGGCGCACGTCCGCGAGGCGGCGAGGTACCTCCTGCCGGAGTGATCCACGAGCGGGGAACCCCCGGTTGGCCATCGTACCCGCCGGATACCGTTCGCCCGTGGGCAGCACTCCGATGAGCAGCGAGGCCGGGCTGGACGCACCCGCGGTGGGCGCCGCCCCCGACCGGGAGGACGTCACCGAGGTCCCCGACGACGCGCGGACCCGGCACCGGGACCTGTCGGAGGAGCTCGACCGGTACGCCTTCGCCTACTACGTGCGCGACGAGCCGCTGGTCAGCGACGGCCAGTACGACGAGCTGATGGCCGGGCTGAAGGCCGTCGAAGCGGCTCATCCGGCCCTGGTCACGCCCGACTCGCCGAGCCAGAAGGTCAACGGCGGGTTCACCGCCACCTTCGCGCCGGTGCAGCACCTCGAGCGCATGCAGAGCCTCGACAACGCGTTCTCCAGCGACGAGCTCTCCGCCTGGGCCGCCCGGGTGGAGCGGGAGGGCGCGGCCGGGGCGGACTACCTGTGCGAGCTGAAGGTCGACGGCGTCGCCGTCGCGATCGTCTACGAGAAGGGCCGGCTGGTCCGCGCCGCCACCCGCGGGGACGGGACGACGGGGGAGGACGTCACCGCCAACGTCCGCACGATGGAGGGCGTCCCGCAGCAGCTGACCGGGAACGACGTCCCCGAGCTGCTCGAGGTGCGCGGCGAGATCTACTTCCCGGTGGCCGCCTTCGCCGACGTCAACGCCGGCATGGTCGAGCAGGGCAAGGCGCCGTTCGCCAACCCGCGCAACGCCGCGGCCGGCTCGCTGCGCCAGAAGGACCCCCGCGTCACCGCCTCGCGGCCGCTGCGCCTGGTCGTCCACGGCCTGGGTGCCCACCGCGGTCTCGAGGTCGGCCGCCAGTCGGCGGTCTACTTCCGGCTCCGCGACCTCGGCCTGCCGGTGAGCGGCCGCTCCGAGGTCGTCGACGATCTTTCCGGCGTGTGGGCCTTCATCGAGCGGTACCGCGAGCAGCGGCACTCCGTCGAGCACGAGATCGACGGCGTCGTGGTGAAGGTCGACCAGTACACCCTGCAGCGGCGGCTCGGGTCGACGTCGCGGGCACCGCGGTGGGCGATCGCCTTCAAGTACCCCCCGGAGGAGGCGACGACGAAGCTCCTCGACGTCCGGGTCAACGTCGGCCGCACCGGGCGGGTCACCCCGTTCGCCCACATGGAGCCGGTCAAGGTCGCCGGCTCGACGGTGCAACTGGCCACGCTGCACAACGCGAGCGAGGTCAAGCGCAAAGGCGTGCTGATCGGCGACACGGTGGTCATCCGCAAGGCCGGCGACGTCATCCCCGAGGTGCTCGGGCCGGTGGTCGCGGCCCGCGACGGCTCCGAGCGCGAGTTCGTCATGCCCACCCACTGCCCCGAGTGCGGCACGGAGCTGCGGCCGGAGAAGGAGGGCGACGCCGACATCCGCTGCCCGAACTCCCGCTCCTGCCCTGCGCAGCTGCGGGAGCGGGTCTTCCACGTCGCCGGCCGCGGTGCCTTCGACATCGAGAACCTCGGCTACGAGGCGGCGATCGCGCTGCTGCAGAGCGGGCTGCTGCAGGACGAGGGCGACCTCTTCTTCCTCGACGCCGAGCAGCTGCAGCGCTCGTCGTTCTTCACGAAGAAGGACGGCGCCCTGTCGGCCAACGGGGCCAAGCTGCTGGCCAACCTGCAGAGCCGCCGGGACGTCCCGCTGTGGCGGGTCCTCGTGGCGCTCTCCATCCGGCACGTGGGACCGACGGCGGCGCAGGCACTGGCCCGGGACTTCCGGTCGCTGGACCGCATCAGGGAGGCGTCGGAGGAGGAGCTCGCGGCCGCCGACGGGGTCGGCCCGACGATTGCCCGCTCGGTGCGCGACTGGTTCGAGGTCGACTGGCACCGCGACGTCGTGGAGAAGTGGCGGCACGCCGGCGTCCGCATGGTCGACGAGGGCAGCGAGGCCGGGCCCGGCCCGCTGACCGGCGTCACCGTGGTCGTCACGGGGTCGCTGCGCGACTACAGCCGCGACCAGGCGATCGCCGCCATCCAGGAGCGCGGCGGCAAGGTCACCGGCTCCGTGTCGAAGAAGACCGGGTTCGTCGTGGTGGGTGCCGATCCGGGCAGCAAGTACGACAAGGCCGTGCAGGTCAAGGCGCCGGTCCTCGACGACGACGGCTTCGCGGTGCTGCTGGCCGACGGGCCGGACGCGGCGCGCGACGTCGCGACGATCGGCGACGGCTCGGACTGACTCAGACGGGCGGCAGCGTGGCCACGGTGGTGGCGATGCCGGTGAGGTGCGCCAGCCGCATGAGCTCCGAGCGGCGGAACGCCGGGCCGCCCGACCGGCCGAGCACCACCGCGCACCCTGGGCCGCCGTAGGGGGCGGCCATCATCTCGATGGCCATCTCCTGCCAGCGTTCCGGCAGCCATTCGTCGTCGCTGGGCAGCAGGCGGGGGCCGGTCAGCGGCATCCAGGGCAGCGTGAGCCCCTCGAAGGCAGGCGCGGCGTCGGAGGCCGCCGCCACCTCCCACGGTGGGGCGTCCGCCGCGGAGGGCTCGACCGCCGACAGCACGACCGCCCAGCCGCTGTGGAACACCCGGGGGAGTTCGGCCGCCAGCAGCTTGGCCGACGTGCCTTCCGCGGCCCGCGCCAGGGCGTCCAGCAACTCCAGTTCGCGGTGGGTGTCCAGCGGTCCGGCGAAGGGGCGCAGCGACTCGACCGACACCCCCGGCACCGCCTCCGCGGCCGTGATCAGGCTGTCGGGCAGCCGGCCGGCCGGGAGGTCCACGACGACGTCGTCGACGGCCACACCGTTGCCGCGCTCCAGGACGTCGAGGGAGACGATGTCGACGCCGGCGGTGCCGAGCGCCGTGGCGACGGCGCCCAGGATGCCGGGCTTGTCGGGCACCACCAGGCGCAGGAGATAGGACACGGTTCCTCCGGGTCGTCCTCGCGGGCAGGCCGATCTCCGTCGATCGCGGTGCGTGCAGCTTCTCACGCCGCTTCCGCAGCCGAGGCCCTCGAACGGGCCCCACGTAGAGTGGCCCGGTCACGTACGCGGCCGAGAGCCGAGCCGCCGAGCACTGCGAAGTGGAGTTCCATCCCAGCATGAGCACGCTCTCCCGGAAGGATGTCGCCCATCTGGCGCGGTTGTCCCGCCTGGCGGTGACCGACGAGGAGCTCGACCTCTACGCCGGCCAGCTGTCTGCCGTCCTCGACGCCGTCGCGCAGGTGCAGAAGGCTCCCGTCGAGGACGTGCCGCCGACCACGCACGCGGTGCCCATGACCAACGTCTTCCGCGAGGACGTCGCCCGGCCGAGCCTGCCCCGCGACGCCGTCCTCGCCGGGGCGCCCGCAGCCGAGGACGACCGCTTCCGCGTGCCGCGCATCCTGGGGGAGGAGCAGTGAGCGAGCTCGCGAGCTCACCCGAGGACACAGCAGCCCCGCGAACGCGCTCCGACGAGCGCCAGCGAGGAGGGCGCGTGAGCAGCGACGTCACCACCATGACGGTGAGCGAACTGCAGAGCGCGCTGCGGGACGGCGCCACGGCCGCCGGCATCACCCAGGCGTACCTGGACCGCATCGCGGCCGACGACGACGCCCTCGGCTCCTACCTGCACGTCGACCCGGAGGCGGCGCTCGAGCGTGCCGCCGCGATCGACGGCGCCGGCACCGCCGGCACCGGCCTCGCCGGCATCCCGGTGGCGCTCAAGGACGTCGTCGTCACCGAGGGCGTCCCGACCACCAGCGGCTCGAAGATCCTCGACGGCTGGAAGCCCCCCTACGACGCCACGGTCGCCGCGCGCCTCAAGGCTGCCGACACCGTGCTCCTCGGCAAGACCAACATGGACGAGTTCGCGATGGGCTCCTCCACGGAGAACTCGGCCTACCGCGTCACCCGCAACCCCTGGAACCCCGAGCGGATCCCGGGCGGGTCCTCCGGCGGCTCGTCCGCGGCGGTCGCCGCGGGTATGGCCCCGTGGGCGATCGGCACCGACACCGGTGGCTCGATCCGCCAGCCCGCGGCCCTCACTGGCCTGGTCGGCCACAAGCCGACCTACGGGTCGGTCTCCCGCTACGGCCTCATCGCCTTCTCCTCGAGCCTGGACCAGGCCGGCCCGATGGCCCGCACGGTCCTGGACGCCGCGCTGCTCCACGAGGCGATCGGCGGGCACGACCCGCTGGACTCCACGAGCATCGACGCCCCCATGCCCGTGCTCGCCGAGTGCGCGCGTCGAGGTGCGGAAGGCGACCTCTCCGGCCTGAAGGTCGGGGTCGTCCGCGAGCTGGGCGGCGAGGGACACACCGACGGCTACGAGGACGGCGTCCTCGCCCGCGTCGCGGAGGCCGTCGCGCTGCTGGAGAGCATGGGCGCCGAGGTGCGCGAGGTGTCCTGCCCCGCGTTCGACCTGGCGCTGCCCGCCTACTACCTCATCGCCCCGAGCGAGGCGTCGTCCAACCTGTCCCGGTTCGACGGCGTCCGCTACGGCCTACGGGTGGGGGACGACGGGAACCGCGACCTCGACGAGGTCATGGCGCTCACCCGCGAGCAAGGGTTCGGCGCGGAGGTGAAGCGGCGGATCATCCTGGGGACGTACGCGCTCTCCAGCGGCTACTACGAGGCGTACTACGGCCAGGCGCAGAAGGTGCGGACGCTGATCAGCCGGGACTTCTCGGCCGGGTTCGCGGACGTGGACGTCCTCGTCAGCCCCACCACGCCGACCGTGGCGTTCCCGCTCGGTTCCCGCGTCGACGACCCGGTCGCCATGTACGCCGCGGACCTCTGCACCCTGCCGGCCAGCCTGGCCGGGGTGCCGGCCATCTCGGTGCCCTGCGGGCTGTCCGACGGC from Blastococcus colisei harbors:
- the gatA gene encoding Asp-tRNA(Asn)/Glu-tRNA(Gln) amidotransferase subunit GatA, whose protein sequence is MSSDVTTMTVSELQSALRDGATAAGITQAYLDRIAADDDALGSYLHVDPEAALERAAAIDGAGTAGTGLAGIPVALKDVVVTEGVPTTSGSKILDGWKPPYDATVAARLKAADTVLLGKTNMDEFAMGSSTENSAYRVTRNPWNPERIPGGSSGGSSAAVAAGMAPWAIGTDTGGSIRQPAALTGLVGHKPTYGSVSRYGLIAFSSSLDQAGPMARTVLDAALLHEAIGGHDPLDSTSIDAPMPVLAECARRGAEGDLSGLKVGVVRELGGEGHTDGYEDGVLARVAEAVALLESMGAEVREVSCPAFDLALPAYYLIAPSEASSNLSRFDGVRYGLRVGDDGNRDLDEVMALTREQGFGAEVKRRIILGTYALSSGYYEAYYGQAQKVRTLISRDFSAGFADVDVLVSPTTPTVAFPLGSRVDDPVAMYAADLCTLPASLAGVPAISVPCGLSDGLPVGLQIMAPALADDRCYQVAAALEAAQDAARGSRFLDQLSRRDAQPVGGA